The following proteins come from a genomic window of Microtus ochrogaster isolate Prairie Vole_2 chromosome 7, MicOch1.0, whole genome shotgun sequence:
- the LOC101988890 gene encoding T-cell-specific guanine nucleotide triphosphate-binding protein 1-like, translated as MAWASSFDAFFKNFKRESQILSEENIILIKSYTETNNLQKALSVIHNALRDIENAPLNIAVTGETGTGKSTFINALRGVGQEDIGAAPTGVTETTWERIPYLHPKLPQVTLWDLPGIGSTSFPPENYLTEMKFGRYDFFIIISATRFKENDAQLAKAITKMKMNFYFVRTKIDIDVDNEQKSKPKTFNKEKVLMKIRGDCSRHLQKALSGEPRIFLVSNFDVSDFDFPELETTLLSELPAHKRHVFVLFLNSVTEEIINLKRDSLKQKVFLEALKAGVLATIPLGGMIMDDIENLDETFDLYKSYFGLDDASLRNIAKKFNTPVNTLKARLRFPHLFTQMNNESLEDKLRKYIHHISSVTGGPVAAGIYFKKSYYLQNLFIDAAANDAIALLNKEDLLENKVEPYISKPPDYWE; from the coding sequence ATGGCTTGGGCCTCCAGCTTTGAtgcattctttaagaattttaagagGGAAAGCCAAATCCTCTCTGAAGAAAACATCATCTTGATTAAATCCTACACTGAGACAAACAACCTCCAGAAAGCCCTTTCTGTAATCCACAATGCACTGAGAGACATTGAGAATGCCCCCCTGAACATCGCTGTGACaggggagacagggacagggaagTCCACGTTCATCAATGCCCTGagaggggtggggcaggaagacATAGGTGCAGCCCCCACCGGGGTGACAGAGACAACCTGGGAAAGAATTCCGTACCTGCACCCAAAGCTTCCCCAGGTGACACTATGGGACCTGCCTGGTATTGGATCTACTTCCTTCCCACCAGAAAACTACCTAACAGAAATGAAGTTTGGTCGATATGACTTCTTCATTATCATCTCGGCTACACGCTTCAAAGAAAATGATGCCCAGCTAGCCAAAGCCATCACTAAGATGAAGATGAATTTCTACTTTGTCCGAACCAAGATAGATATTGACGTAGATAATGAACAGAAGAGTAAACCTAAGACTTTCAATAAGGAGAAAGTCCTGATGAAAATCCGAGGTGACTGTTCAAGGCATCTCCAGAAGGCTCTCTCCGGTGAGCCTCGAATTTTCTTAGTCTCTAACTTTGATGTGTCCGACTTTgacttcccagagctggagacCACCCTACTGAGCGAGCTCCCAGCCCACAAGCGCCATGTCTTCGTGCTGTTTTTGAACAGTGTTACTGAGGAAATCATTAACCTCAAGAGAGATTCCCTGAAGCAGAAAGTCTTCCTAGAGGCCCTCAAAGCTGGAGTACTTGCCACCATTCCACTTGGTGGCATGATCATGGACGACATAGAGAACCTGGATGAAACGTTCGATCTCTACAAGTCCTACTTTGGCCTGGATGATGCCTCACTGAGAAACATTGCCAAGAAATTTAACACACCTGTCAACACACTCAAGGCACGCCTTCGGTTTCCCCATTTGTTCACACAGATGAACAATGAGTCCTTAGAGGACAAACTGCGGAAATATATCCATCACATTTCCTCAGTTACTGGTGGTCCAGTTGCTGCTGGCATTTATTTCAAAAAGTCTTACTATTTGCAGAATCTCTTTATTGATGCTGCAGCAAATGATGCCATAGCTCTTCTCAACAAGGAAGATCTTTTAGAAAACAAGGTGGAACCATATATATCTAAGCCTCCCGATTACTGGGAATGA
- the LOC101990019 gene encoding uncharacterized protein LOC101990019 isoform X1, with protein sequence MKKHVLVSIVHHQLLLAMGQSSSSTPPQKEGPDLTSSLDTNLYNFKMETKILSQELTTLIESYLKDGNLRGTVSAISDALSDIEKIPLNIAVMGEIGAGKSSLINALQGMGPDEEGAAASTGVICTTTERKPYPYSKAPSVTLWDLPGIGSTAFQPQDYLKKIKFEEYDFFIIVSSGRFKHNDAELAKAIMQVNRRFYFVQTHTDNDLMAQKQCSPQRFNRENTLKQIRNSISSILKEVTQQEPPVFLVSNFDVSDFDFPELEATLLRELPDHKRHIFMLTLSVVTQSAIDQKSDTLKQKVWRDSVMPRAWVTIPFKGLTKNDIEKLKETLSFCRSAFGLDEASLENIAEDSHMALEELKENIKSPHLFSEEQGKSLTDKLLEYISHPYFSKTFHLQNFFIDTVANDVKILLSKEELFTERHLFLDTSACKSSRPSPSTAQLLASSFEKFFKNFKKESKILSEETITLIESHLENKNLPGAVSAISDALRNIDRAPLNIAVTGEAGTGKSSFINALRGVRDEEEGAAATGVVETTMERTPYPHPKLPMVTIWDLPGIGSTSFPPQNYLTEMKFAEYDFFIIISANRFKDTDAHLAKAIAKMNTKFYFVRTKIDEDVSNEQKSKPKTFNRDGVLKKIRGDCSRHLQETLSSEYPVFLVSNFDVSDFDFPELEITLLSELPAHKRHVFMLSLHSVTETAIDRKRDFLKQKIQLEALKAGAWATIPFGGLVRDKIQKVEETLDLYRSYFGLDDASLENIAKDFNVSVNEIKAHLKSLRLLTRTNDMSLEEKLWKYIEYISSVTGGPLATGLYFRKTFYLKNLFIDTVASDAKTLLNKEFLSEKLADPPEYWEAAMEL encoded by the exons ATGAAAAAGCATGTCCTCGTTAGTATAGTG CACCATCAACTGTTACTAGCCATGGGTCAGTCCTCCTCTTCTACACCCCCTCAGAAGGAGGGGCCTGATTTGACCTCCAGCCTCGACACAAATCTTTACAATTTCAAGATGGAaaccaagatcctgtctcaggaatTAACCACCTTGATTGAATCATACCTAAAGGATGGAAACCTGCGGGGAACAGTTTCTGCAATCAGCGATGCTCTGAGTGACATCGAGAAAATCCCACTGAACATTGCAGTGATGGGGGAGATTGGGGCTGGAAAATCCAGTCTCATCAATGCTCTACAGGGAATGGGGCCTGATGAAGAGGGTGCTGCTGCTTCCACCGGAGTGATATGTACCACCACGGAGAGAAAACCATACCCATACTCCAAGGCTCCCAGTGTGACACTGTGGGACCTGCCGGGTATCGGGTCCACTGCCTTCCAACCACAAGATTACCTGAAGAAAATCAAGTTTGAGGAGTATGACTTCTTCATTATTGTCTCTTCTGGACGCTTTAAACACAATGACGCAGAACTAGCCAAAGCCATCATGCAAGTGAATAGGCGTTTCTATTTTGTTCAAACCCACACAGACAATGATCTAATGGCTCAAAAACAGTGTAGTCCTCAGAGATTCAATAGAGAGAACACCTTAAAGCAGATTCGAAATTCCATCTCAAGTATACTTAAGGAAGTGACCCAGCAGGAGCCTCCAGTCTTCTTAGTCTCTAACTTTGATGTGTCTGACTTTGACTTCCCAGAGCTGGAGGCCACCCTTCTGAGGGAGCTCCCAGACCACAAACGTCACATCTTCATGCTCACTTTGTCAGTTGTTACGCAGTCTGCCATAGACCAGAAGAGTGACACACTGAAACAGAAGGTCTGGAGGGATTCTGTAATGCCAAGAGCATGGGTCACCATACCATTTAAGGGCTTGACCAAAAATGACATAGAGAAGTTAAAAGAGACTTTGAGCTTCTGCAGATCCGCCTTTGGCCTGGATGAGGCATCCCTGGAAAACATCGCTGAGGATTCGCACATGGCCCTGGAGGAACTCAAGGAGAACATTAAGTCTCCACATTTGTTCTCAGAAGAGCAGGGTAAATCCTTAACAGATAAACTTTTGGAGTACATTAGCCATCCTTACTTTTCAAAGACTTTCCACTTGCAAAATTTCTTCATTGACACTGTGGCAAATGATGTTAAAATTCTCCTTAGCAAAGAAGAGCTTTTCACAGAGAGG CATCTTTTCCTGGACACATCTGCATGCAAGTCTTCCAGACCCTCTCCTTCAACGGCCCAGCTTTTGGCATCCAGCTTTGAAAAATTTTTTAAGAACttcaagaaagaaagtaaaatcctCTCTGAGGAAACTATCACCTTGATTGAATCCCACCTGGAGAATAAGAACCTCCCGGGAGCGGTTTCTGCAATCAGCGATGCTCTGAGAAACATCGACAGAGCCCCACTGAACATCGCAGTGACGGGAGAAGCAGGGACGGGCAAATCCAGCTTTATCAATGCCCTGAGGGGAGTGAGGGACGAAGAAGAAGGCGCAGCTGCCACTGGGGTGGTAGAGACAACCATGGAGAGAACTCCATACCCACACCCAAAGCTTCCCATGGTGACAATATGGGACCTGCCTGGGATTGGATCCACATCGTTCCCTCCCCAAAACTACCTAACGGAAATGAAGTTTGCTGAGTATGACTTCTTCATTATCATCTCGGCTAACCGCTTTAAAGACACTGATGCACATTTGGCCAAAGCCATTGCCAAGATGAATACAAAGTTCTACTTTGTCCGAACCAAGATAGATGAGGATGTAAGTAATGAACAGAAGAGTAAACCTAAGACTTTCAACAGAGACGGCGTCTTAAAGAAAATCCGAGGTGACTGTTCAAGGCATCTCCAGGAGACTCTCTCCAGTGAGTACCCAGTTTTCTTGGTCTCTAACTTTGATGTATCTGACTTTgacttcccagagctggagatCACCCTACTGAGCGAGCTCCCAGCCCACAAGCGCCATGTCTTCATGCTGTCCTTGCACAGTGTTACTGAGACTGCCATTGACCGGAAGAGAGATTTCCTGAAACAAAAGATCCAGCTGGAGGCCTTGAAGGCTGGAGCTTGGGCCACCATTCCATTTGGGGGCTTGGTCAGAGATAAGATCCAGAAGGTAGAGGAGACCTTGGACCTCTACAGGTCCTACTTTGGGCTGGATGATGCCTCGCTGGAAAATATTGCCAAGGATTTTAACGTGTCTGTCAATGAGATCAAAGCACACCTTAAGTCTCTCCGTTTGTTAACAAGGACCAACGACATGTCcttagaagaaaaactatggaaatACATTGAATATATTTCCTCTGTTACTGGGGGACCACTTGCCACAGGCCTTTACTTTAGAAAGACTTTCTATTTGAAAAATCTCTTCATTGATACCGTGGCAAGTGATGCCAAGACTCTTCTCAATAAGGAGTTTTTATCAGAGAAGCTGGCTGACCCCCCAGAATACTGGGAAGCAGCGATGGAGCTATGA
- the LOC101990019 gene encoding uncharacterized protein LOC101990019 isoform X2 translates to MGQSSSSTPPQKEGPDLTSSLDTNLYNFKMETKILSQELTTLIESYLKDGNLRGTVSAISDALSDIEKIPLNIAVMGEIGAGKSSLINALQGMGPDEEGAAASTGVICTTTERKPYPYSKAPSVTLWDLPGIGSTAFQPQDYLKKIKFEEYDFFIIVSSGRFKHNDAELAKAIMQVNRRFYFVQTHTDNDLMAQKQCSPQRFNRENTLKQIRNSISSILKEVTQQEPPVFLVSNFDVSDFDFPELEATLLRELPDHKRHIFMLTLSVVTQSAIDQKSDTLKQKVWRDSVMPRAWVTIPFKGLTKNDIEKLKETLSFCRSAFGLDEASLENIAEDSHMALEELKENIKSPHLFSEEQGKSLTDKLLEYISHPYFSKTFHLQNFFIDTVANDVKILLSKEELFTERHLFLDTSACKSSRPSPSTAQLLASSFEKFFKNFKKESKILSEETITLIESHLENKNLPGAVSAISDALRNIDRAPLNIAVTGEAGTGKSSFINALRGVRDEEEGAAATGVVETTMERTPYPHPKLPMVTIWDLPGIGSTSFPPQNYLTEMKFAEYDFFIIISANRFKDTDAHLAKAIAKMNTKFYFVRTKIDEDVSNEQKSKPKTFNRDGVLKKIRGDCSRHLQETLSSEYPVFLVSNFDVSDFDFPELEITLLSELPAHKRHVFMLSLHSVTETAIDRKRDFLKQKIQLEALKAGAWATIPFGGLVRDKIQKVEETLDLYRSYFGLDDASLENIAKDFNVSVNEIKAHLKSLRLLTRTNDMSLEEKLWKYIEYISSVTGGPLATGLYFRKTFYLKNLFIDTVASDAKTLLNKEFLSEKLADPPEYWEAAMEL, encoded by the exons ATGGGTCAGTCCTCCTCTTCTACACCCCCTCAGAAGGAGGGGCCTGATTTGACCTCCAGCCTCGACACAAATCTTTACAATTTCAAGATGGAaaccaagatcctgtctcaggaatTAACCACCTTGATTGAATCATACCTAAAGGATGGAAACCTGCGGGGAACAGTTTCTGCAATCAGCGATGCTCTGAGTGACATCGAGAAAATCCCACTGAACATTGCAGTGATGGGGGAGATTGGGGCTGGAAAATCCAGTCTCATCAATGCTCTACAGGGAATGGGGCCTGATGAAGAGGGTGCTGCTGCTTCCACCGGAGTGATATGTACCACCACGGAGAGAAAACCATACCCATACTCCAAGGCTCCCAGTGTGACACTGTGGGACCTGCCGGGTATCGGGTCCACTGCCTTCCAACCACAAGATTACCTGAAGAAAATCAAGTTTGAGGAGTATGACTTCTTCATTATTGTCTCTTCTGGACGCTTTAAACACAATGACGCAGAACTAGCCAAAGCCATCATGCAAGTGAATAGGCGTTTCTATTTTGTTCAAACCCACACAGACAATGATCTAATGGCTCAAAAACAGTGTAGTCCTCAGAGATTCAATAGAGAGAACACCTTAAAGCAGATTCGAAATTCCATCTCAAGTATACTTAAGGAAGTGACCCAGCAGGAGCCTCCAGTCTTCTTAGTCTCTAACTTTGATGTGTCTGACTTTGACTTCCCAGAGCTGGAGGCCACCCTTCTGAGGGAGCTCCCAGACCACAAACGTCACATCTTCATGCTCACTTTGTCAGTTGTTACGCAGTCTGCCATAGACCAGAAGAGTGACACACTGAAACAGAAGGTCTGGAGGGATTCTGTAATGCCAAGAGCATGGGTCACCATACCATTTAAGGGCTTGACCAAAAATGACATAGAGAAGTTAAAAGAGACTTTGAGCTTCTGCAGATCCGCCTTTGGCCTGGATGAGGCATCCCTGGAAAACATCGCTGAGGATTCGCACATGGCCCTGGAGGAACTCAAGGAGAACATTAAGTCTCCACATTTGTTCTCAGAAGAGCAGGGTAAATCCTTAACAGATAAACTTTTGGAGTACATTAGCCATCCTTACTTTTCAAAGACTTTCCACTTGCAAAATTTCTTCATTGACACTGTGGCAAATGATGTTAAAATTCTCCTTAGCAAAGAAGAGCTTTTCACAGAGAGG CATCTTTTCCTGGACACATCTGCATGCAAGTCTTCCAGACCCTCTCCTTCAACGGCCCAGCTTTTGGCATCCAGCTTTGAAAAATTTTTTAAGAACttcaagaaagaaagtaaaatcctCTCTGAGGAAACTATCACCTTGATTGAATCCCACCTGGAGAATAAGAACCTCCCGGGAGCGGTTTCTGCAATCAGCGATGCTCTGAGAAACATCGACAGAGCCCCACTGAACATCGCAGTGACGGGAGAAGCAGGGACGGGCAAATCCAGCTTTATCAATGCCCTGAGGGGAGTGAGGGACGAAGAAGAAGGCGCAGCTGCCACTGGGGTGGTAGAGACAACCATGGAGAGAACTCCATACCCACACCCAAAGCTTCCCATGGTGACAATATGGGACCTGCCTGGGATTGGATCCACATCGTTCCCTCCCCAAAACTACCTAACGGAAATGAAGTTTGCTGAGTATGACTTCTTCATTATCATCTCGGCTAACCGCTTTAAAGACACTGATGCACATTTGGCCAAAGCCATTGCCAAGATGAATACAAAGTTCTACTTTGTCCGAACCAAGATAGATGAGGATGTAAGTAATGAACAGAAGAGTAAACCTAAGACTTTCAACAGAGACGGCGTCTTAAAGAAAATCCGAGGTGACTGTTCAAGGCATCTCCAGGAGACTCTCTCCAGTGAGTACCCAGTTTTCTTGGTCTCTAACTTTGATGTATCTGACTTTgacttcccagagctggagatCACCCTACTGAGCGAGCTCCCAGCCCACAAGCGCCATGTCTTCATGCTGTCCTTGCACAGTGTTACTGAGACTGCCATTGACCGGAAGAGAGATTTCCTGAAACAAAAGATCCAGCTGGAGGCCTTGAAGGCTGGAGCTTGGGCCACCATTCCATTTGGGGGCTTGGTCAGAGATAAGATCCAGAAGGTAGAGGAGACCTTGGACCTCTACAGGTCCTACTTTGGGCTGGATGATGCCTCGCTGGAAAATATTGCCAAGGATTTTAACGTGTCTGTCAATGAGATCAAAGCACACCTTAAGTCTCTCCGTTTGTTAACAAGGACCAACGACATGTCcttagaagaaaaactatggaaatACATTGAATATATTTCCTCTGTTACTGGGGGACCACTTGCCACAGGCCTTTACTTTAGAAAGACTTTCTATTTGAAAAATCTCTTCATTGATACCGTGGCAAGTGATGCCAAGACTCTTCTCAATAAGGAGTTTTTATCAGAGAAGCTGGCTGACCCCCCAGAATACTGGGAAGCAGCGATGGAGCTATGA